A window of the Sabethes cyaneus chromosome 1, idSabCyanKW18_F2, whole genome shotgun sequence genome harbors these coding sequences:
- the LOC128746431 gene encoding putative fatty acyl-CoA reductase CG5065: MHTFSNHPIGLLPIEENYDPAKPSISKFYAGRDIFITGGTGFMGKVLIEKLLRSCQDVNRIFVLLRGKKDKSVAERFKEMLQLPLFDVLHKQYPETLAKIIPVAGDVSFLELGLSKEDVALMSNVSVIFHVAASVRFDDTLRDAVLLNTRGTREVIQFGRSLKNLCVLLHVSTTYSNPDRYVIEEKIYPPYADWRETIKLAEQVDEETLEIFTPKYMGFLPNTYVFTKSLAEQIVDEYKDELPLILFRPSIVISSMRDPIPGWMDNFNGPVGLLVGCGIGICRTMYCDPDNIADFTPVDVCIKAMIVAAWKKGTAVIQSNQTNPEPVEPLPVYNCCISNLRNSTMGQIVEMGKVLSDDMPLDNCLWAPGGGLTQIWIYNFVRVMLFHILPAILIDVLLRMTGQRPFLAKLQRKIYIANMALEYFILNNWDFRNHNFIRLASEIKPEDIKEFYYRDFIEFDITLYFRNCILGARRYLLKQKDENLPRALKHLQRMKVADKVCKLIAYSGISYLIFIKLDLLGLLLHLASYRTMYNLEMDCSAF, encoded by the exons ATGCACACCTTTTCCAACCATCCGATCGGGTTGCTTCCGATCGAGGAAAACTACGACCCGGCCAAGCCGTCGATTTCGAAGTTTTACGCGGGGCGTGATATTTTCATCACCGGTGGAACCGGATTTATGGGTAAAGTGCTGATCGAGAAGCTGCTGCGTTCCTGCCAGGACGTTAATCGGATCTTCGTTCTGTTGAGAGGTAAAAAGGACAAATCGGTCGCGGAACGGTTCAAAGAGATGCTGCAGTTACCG ttattcgATGTACTTCACAAACAATATCCCGAAACGCTGGCTAAGATAATCCCAGTGGCAGGAGACGTATCTTTTTTGGAACTTGGTTTATCGAAAGAGGATGTTGCGTTGATGAGCAATGTGTCGGTAATTTTCCACGTTGCTGCAAGTGTGCGGTTTGATGACACCCTACGGGACGCTGTTCTGTTAAATACTCGCGGAACCAGAGAGGTGATTCAGTTTGGCAGATCGCTGAAGAATTTGTGCGTCCTGCTGCACGTGTCAACGACCTACTCGAACCCGGATCGGTATGTGATCGAGGAGAAAATCTATCCGCCCTACGCGGATTGGCGCGAAACGATCAAACTGGCCGAGCAAGTGGACGAGGAAACGCTGGAAATTTTTACCCCCAAATACATGGGCTTCCTACCGAATACGTACGTTTTCACCAAATCGTTGGCCGAACAGATCGTCGACGAGTATAAGGACGAGCTGCCGTTGATCCTGTTCCGGCCGTCGATTGTGATTTCGTCGATGCGTGATCCCATCCCCGGTTGGATGGATAATTTCAACGGACCCGTTGGCTTGCTGGTTGGTTGTGGTATTGGCATCTGTCGGACGATGTACTGTGATCCGGACAACATAGCAGACTTCACCCCGGTCGATGTTTGCATTAAGGCGATGATCGTCGCCGCGTGGAAAAAAGGAACTGCCGTGATTCAGAG CAATCAAACCAACCCAGAACCCGTGGAACCGCTGCCGGTGTACAACTGTTGCATTTCGAACCTACGCAACTCGACCATGGGTCAGATTGTGGAAATGGGCAAAGTTCTGTCGGACGATATGCCGCTGGATAACTGCCTGTGGGCACCGGGCGGTGGCCTCACACAGATATGGATCTACAATTTCGTTCGGGTTATGCTGTTTCACATTTTGCCTGCCATCCTGATCGATGTTCTGCTACGGATGACCGGTCAACGTCCATT TTTGGCGAAACTCCAACGTAAAATCTACATTGCGAACATGGCTTTGGAGTACTTTATTCTAAACAATTGGGACTTTAGAAACCACAATTTTATCCGGTTGGCATCGGAAATCAAGCCAGAAGACAT AAAGGAATTCTACTATCGGGACTTTATCGAGTTCGACATTACGTTGTACTTCCGAAACTGTATCCTCGGTGCCCGACGTTATTTGCTTAAACAAAAGGATGAAAATCTTCCCAGAGCTCTGAAACATCTCCAGCGCATGAAAGTGGCAGACAAAGTGTGCAAGCTAATAGCATACAGTGGGATCAGTTATTTGATCTTCATCAAACTAGATCTACTGGGCTTGCTGCTGCACCTAGCATCCTATCGAACAATGTACAATCTAGAGATGGACTGCAGCGCCTTTTGA
- the LOC128745085 gene encoding ATP synthase subunit delta, mitochondrial, protein MSFALRSTARLVSSVRPALRTMPARGYADEMAFTLAAANKVFYDSAHIRQVDVPSFSGAFGILPKHVPTLAVLKPGVVTVYEQDGGVKKVFVSSGTITVNEDSSVQVLAEEAHPVEDLDAGACREILSNAQSKLSSASTEVERAEAGIAVEVAEALVKAAE, encoded by the exons ATGTCTTTCGCCCTGAGAAGCACTGCTCGCTTGGTCAGCTCGGTCCGGCCAGCCCTACGAACAATGCCGGCTCGCGGATATGCTGACGAAATGGCATTCACACTGGCTGCTGCTAACAAAGTTTTCTACGATTCTGCCCACATCCGGCAGGTGGACGTTCCCTCATTCAGCGGAGCCTTCGGTATCCTGCCTAAGCACGTTCCAACTCTCG CCGTCCTTAAGCCAGGAGTGGTTACCGTGTACGAACAGGATGGTGGCGTGAAGAAAGTGTTCGTTTCCAGCGGAACCATCACGGTGAACGAGGACTCGTCGGTTCAGGTGCTGGCCGAAGAAGCCCACCCCGTCGAGGATCTGGATGCCGGTGCCTGCCGGGAGATTCTTTCGAACGCCCAGAGCAAACTGTCGTCCGCCTCGACCGAAGTGGAACGTGCCGAAGCGGGAATCGCTGTCGAGGTGGCCGAGGCACTCGTTAAAGCTGCCGAATAA